The Mucilaginibacter rubeus genomic interval TATTACCCAATAATTTCAGGAACAGGAAATGGCCCGCGATAAAACAGGTTACAGCTAATATAGGTGCTATATAGATTAGCATATCATTGCCTGCGCTTTTTACCGGGTTTTTAGGGATGATAAATGTGACTGCTACAAATAATGTCTGGCCCGCTACAAGGGCCATGTGTATTATTGGGAGGGTTTTTACGATGGCCGCCGGGCTTTGGTTTTGTACTTGTTTGCTAATCATGTGATATGGCTGGTATTTAATTGCAGCAATTTAAATAATAAATTGGGAAATGGTCACAAACCGCCCCGATAATGTCGTTTTTGCCCCTCTTATCCCGGAAGTATCCTCCCTAACTTTATCCTAAACAAAATCAAAACTATCATGACAACTAAGGAAATTGTATTGCAGGTTCTGGACGCTTTTGACAATAACGACGTGGAGAAGATCTTAAGCTTTTTTGCAGATGATGTAGAATGGACTATGAGAGGATCATCTGTAACTGTTATGAACGGCAAGGATTCGGTTTATAAGTTTTTCGGCGGAATGGAAGATATAAAAATGGTTTCATCAACTAAAGATCATATCGTGGTTGATGGTAATATCGCCGCAGTTGACGGACTTGTTCAATGTAAAGGCAAAAACGGGGAAGAAATGGCTATGTACTATGCCGATTTTTATGAGCTGGAAAATGATAAAGTAAAAAAGCTTAGCTCGTATATAGTTGATAAAAAAGAATAAGCACCATCATATAGTTGATGGCGCTACGCCGAAGGTTTTCTTGAAAGAATATGAAAAGTGCGACAGGTTTTCGAACCCGACATCAAGGTAAACATCCGATGGTTTGCGCCCTTTTTCACGGATAAGGAAATAAGCTTCGTTCAGGCGCTTTTGCTGCAGCCACTGGCCCGGCGGGATTTTAAAGATTTTTTCAAAATCGCGCTTAAAGCCCGCGAGGCTGCGGCCTGTGAGGCGGGCAAACTGGGCAGTTGGCACGTTATACATATAATGCCGGTTCATGTAGGCTTCCAGGTCTATTTTATGCGGTTCGCTGAAATCGAACAGAAAGTTTTTTAGTTCGGGTTTCGCTCTTAACAATAGCTCAATTGCCTCACGGGTTTTGAGCTCGGCCAGTTGCGCGTTAAGCTGCGCCCCATAGGTGAAATAGGGCAGCAGCGAATCAAAATAGCCTTTTATAAAGGGATCATTAGTCAGTTCAATTAAAGGTTCACCGGTATAATGGCCAACTGGCGGGAACTTGTTTTCGGCTGCATAACGACGTAAAAATCCCTGCTCCAGAAATATATTGATCGATTTAAAATCGCCGCCCGGCGCTGGAACTTTTACTGATTTTACCAGTTGATTGCGGCGTACCAGGCCAATCATTCCCTGTTTAAAAACCTGTTTTTCATTATTGCTAAGCGAATGTACTTCGCCCGATATGATGTACCCAAACGCGTGTTCGGGTACAAACTGCTCGTTGCCGCGTTCCCTTTGCTCGGTACAGGAGTAAAGCAGGTTATTGAACTGGATATGGCTTTTATCTTCCATGTTTTGCTTAACGCTAATATAAATCAAACTTATTTCATCTGGCTGGTGATGAGCCCGTCGAAAGCACGGTCAGATAGCAGCTTGCGTAAAAAAAGCAGCAAGGAAGCCATATAGCCGCCATGGTAGCGGGTTTTGGGTTTTTTACTGGTGATGGCTTTG includes:
- a CDS encoding nuclear transport factor 2 family protein, which produces MTTKEIVLQVLDAFDNNDVEKILSFFADDVEWTMRGSSVTVMNGKDSVYKFFGGMEDIKMVSSTKDHIVVDGNIAAVDGLVQCKGKNGEEMAMYYADFYELENDKVKKLSSYIVDKKE
- a CDS encoding helix-turn-helix domain-containing protein, yielding MEDKSHIQFNNLLYSCTEQRERGNEQFVPEHAFGYIISGEVHSLSNNEKQVFKQGMIGLVRRNQLVKSVKVPAPGGDFKSINIFLEQGFLRRYAAENKFPPVGHYTGEPLIELTNDPFIKGYFDSLLPYFTYGAQLNAQLAELKTREAIELLLRAKPELKNFLFDFSEPHKIDLEAYMNRHYMYNVPTAQFARLTGRSLAGFKRDFEKIFKIPPGQWLQQKRLNEAYFLIREKGRKPSDVYLDVGFENLSHFSYSFKKTFGVAPSTI